In one window of Erwinia tasmaniensis Et1/99 DNA:
- the fimG gene encoding type 1 fimbrial minor subunit FimG has product MTKIKCVLLAGMLIFTTMPGAHAADVTITVNGRVVAKPCTVSTPSAAVNLGDLFTFNYVQAGSGSAWYPVTLNLTNCPTGTSRVTATFTGTTDSTGYYKNQGGATNLQLELQDTDGNNLNNGKKKAVQVDDSSQSASLPLQVRALSVNGNAKQGSIQAVINVTYTYA; this is encoded by the coding sequence ATGACCAAGATAAAGTGCGTCCTGCTGGCAGGGATGCTGATTTTTACCACAATGCCGGGCGCTCATGCTGCCGATGTGACCATTACGGTGAACGGCCGCGTGGTAGCCAAACCCTGTACGGTATCAACGCCATCAGCGGCGGTTAACCTGGGTGACCTTTTTACGTTCAATTACGTGCAGGCGGGTTCAGGATCTGCCTGGTATCCGGTCACTCTGAATCTGACCAACTGCCCGACAGGCACGTCCAGGGTGACGGCAACGTTCACGGGGACGACGGACAGTACGGGCTATTACAAAAATCAGGGCGGGGCTACCAATCTTCAGCTGGAGCTGCAGGATACGGATGGAAATAACCTGAACAACGGCAAGAAAAAAGCCGTACAGGTTGACGACTCATCACAATCGGCGAGTCTGCCACTACAGGTCCGCGCGCTGTCGGTCAATGGCAATGCTAAGCAGGGCAGCATCCAGGCGGTGATTAACGTCACCTATACCTATGCCTAA
- the fimF gene encoding type 1 fimbrial adaptor subunit FimF, with protein MTRYVSILCLLSVFAGNTHAADSTITITGYLKDNACSVAVDSQNFTVDLMSNAGRQLYRPGAVTPAVPFTIVFDKCGSSATAVRVGYTGISDGDNATLLKLDAVSNAASGMGIQILDKDKDPVSLNSAQDTLNWTTLTAGQANTLGFYARLMATRSPVTAGIVNATANFTLEFQ; from the coding sequence ATGACTAGATACGTTTCAATCCTGTGTTTACTGTCTGTTTTCGCCGGGAATACCCATGCGGCGGACAGTACCATCACCATTACAGGATATTTAAAAGATAACGCCTGCTCAGTGGCGGTGGATTCGCAGAACTTTACCGTGGATCTGATGAGCAATGCGGGCAGACAGCTTTATCGTCCGGGCGCCGTCACTCCCGCAGTACCCTTCACCATTGTCTTTGATAAGTGCGGGAGTTCAGCGACGGCGGTAAGAGTGGGCTACACGGGAATATCAGACGGTGACAACGCTACCCTGCTGAAACTTGATGCGGTCAGTAATGCTGCAAGCGGCATGGGGATTCAGATTCTGGACAAAGATAAGGATCCTGTCTCGCTGAATTCAGCCCAGGACACGCTTAACTGGACCACGCTGACAGCCGGCCAGGCGAACACGCTGGGCTTTTACGCACGCCTGATGGCAACGCGCTCCCCGGTAACGGCGGGTATCGTTAATGCGACGGCGAACTTCACCTTAGAGTTTCAGTAA